In Deltaproteobacteria bacterium, the genomic window TCTTTACATCATCGATGCCGAGCGGGCGCTGGAAGGACGCGGCCTGACCATCGAGATTGCCTGCAAAGAGCGCAGGCAGAACGGTGAGTGGGGCAAAGTAAAAAGCCATCGGCTATACGCCCGTGAAACAGCCGGCTTGCGGGATGCCAATGATCAACGAGCCCTGGCGATGCTTTTCGGCGCGCGCCAGGAGACCAATTATGGCTACACGCCCTATCGCTACGAGTCGCCGATCTCGCAGTTCGCCGTGCCTCGGCCGTTATGGTCTGTTGTGTTGCCGCTTTTGTGCAGCACGGGGCGTTGTTGTTTGCGTGGTCCTAGGTCGCAGGGGGCACTGACTACGCTGCAATGGGACGACGGTCCGGCTTGGGAGCTGTGCATTCAGATTGCGTTTGACCCAACGACGGAACGCTACGTTCTAAGCGGTGTCTTGCGGCGTGAAGGTGCCGAGATGGAGCTTTCGCAGCCGGCGTTGCTGCTCGCCGGCGGTCTGGTGTTTTACAACGAGGTGGTCGCGCGGTTCGACGATCACGATGCTTTCAGTTGGGTGTCGCTGCTGCGTCAACGGCAGGCGCTCGAATTTACCAGAGAGGAAAGTGAGCCGTTCATCGATGAGCTGTTGCGGCTGCCGCGCCAGCCGCGCCTCGATCTGCCTGAAGAATTCAAATATGAGGTCGTGTCGCAATCGATGCAGCCCCATCTGGTCGTCAAGCGGGGCGAGCGCCGGCCCTGGGGTGAGACCCGGTTGATTGGCGAACTGTCGTTCAACTACGGCGGTGAATTGGTTGCTGCCGAACGCCCCGGCATTAGCGTGTACAAAAAAAATGAGCGGCAACTGCTGACGCGCGATCTCTTAGCCGAAACCGCGGCCAAACAGAAACTTTTTCAAATCGGTTTCCGTAACAGTTATTGGTCCAAAGAGCAGAGCGACATTGCCCCGGCGCAGCTGCCCCGCGTAGTGCGGCTGTTGACTGCCGAGGGCTGGCATGTCGAAGCCGAAGGCAATCTGTATCGCACCGCCGAGGCGATTAGCATCGAGGTCAACTCCGGCGTCGATTGGTTCGATCTCGACGGCGCGGCGAAATTTGGCGAGTCTCAAGTCAAGCTGCCGGCGTTGCTGAAGGCGATCAAGCAGGGTGAGCAGACGATTCGCTTGGACGACGGCACGTTCGGCGTCGTCCCTGAAGAGTGGATGAGGAAATACGGCCTGCTGGCCGGCATGGCTGGCGCCGACGGTGAGAAGCTGCGCTTCACGCGGACTCAAGCGGGGCTGCTCGATGCGCTGCTCGCCTCCGAGCCGGAGGTTCGGGTCGACGAAGTTTTTGCCAGAGTGCGCCAGGAGATGCGCAACTTTGACGGCGTGCGCGCGGCGGCGCCGAGCGGCGATTTTCTCGGCCACCTGCGCGGTTACCAGAGCGAAGGGTTGGGCTGGCTGCAGTTTCTCCAACGCTTTGGTTTTGGCGGGTGTCTCGCCGACGACATGGGCTTGGGCAAGACGATTCAAGTTCTCGCCATGCTCGAAGGGCGCCGCCAGTTGCGCCGCGGCGAGAATGATAATCCGCCGCCGCCATCGTTGGTCGTTGTCCCGCGCTCCCTAGTCTTTCACTGGGAAAGCGAGTCGGCTCAGTTTACCCCCAAGTTGAATCTGCTCGATCACACCGGCATCAGCCGCTTGAAACCCGGCGAGCATTTTGAGAACTACGACGTGATCCTGACGACCTACGGCACGCTGCGGCGCGACGCGCTGCAGTTCAAAGATCAGCAGTTCGACTACTGTATTCTCGACGAAGCCCAGGCGATCAAAAATCCCGGCACGCTGTCGGCCAAGGCGGCGCGCTTGATCAATGCGGATCATCGTTTGGCGATGAGCGGCACGCCGGTGGAAAATCATCTGGGTGAGCTGTGGAGCCTGTTTGAGTTTTTGAATCCCGGCATGCTCGGCGCCGCTTCTGTGCTCGGCAACGCCGGCAAAAATCCCGACGTTAGCACGCGCAATATTCTCGCAAAGGCGCTGCGGCCGTTTATTTTGCGCCGCACAAAAAAGCAGGTCGCCACCGAGCTGCCAGACAAAACCGAGCAGACGATCTACTGCGACCTCGAAGGCAAGGAGCGCAAGTATTATGACGAGCTGCGCGATTTTTACCGCGCCCGCTTGCTCAAAGAGGGCGCCGACGACGGTTCCGGACAATTCAAGATCCAAGTGCTCGAAGCGTTGCTGCGTTTGCGCCAGGCTGCCTGCCATCCAGGCTTGATCGACAAGAAACGAGTCGCGGAGGGCAGCAGCAAGGTCGATACCTTGATCGCGCAGCTCGACCAGGTGCTCGAAGAGGATCACAAGGTGCTGGTGTTCTCGCAGTTCGTGAGCCTACTGACCATCCTGCGTAGCCGGCTCGACGCGGCGAAAATCTCTTATACTTATCTTGACGGCAAAACCCGCGACCGCGAAGCACGCGTCGCCGAGTTTCAGAACGATCCCAAGATCAAGTTGTTTTTAATCAGCTTGAAAGCCGGCGGCTTGGGGTTGAACCTGCAAGCGGCAGAATATGTTTATTTGCTCGATCCATGGTGGAACCCCGCCGTCGAAGCCCAAGCCATCGATCGTGCCCATCGCATCGGCCAGACGCGGCAAGTGTTTGCCTATCGCTTGATCGCGCGCGACACCGTGGAAGAAAAAGTATTGGAACTGCAAAAGAGCAAACGCGACTTGGCCGACGCGATCATCACCGCGGACAACAGTGTGATGCGCAATCTATCGCGCGACGATCTGGAATTGCTGCTGTCGTAGAAAAAAGAGACTCGCCACGAAGGCACGAAGGTAAAGAGAAAAATTTCTTCTTCCGAACTTCGTGTCCTTCGTGTCTTCGTGGTGAACCGATCCTGCAGGCTCCTTTGCGCGTGATGTCCTTTGCGTCTTCCGGAAACGCCGCGAGATAGGGGGACGTGTACGGCAGCAGCAATTGTGCTTCACGAAACGTCATCATGCCGCCGGGAGTCGTCTCAATGGCGTCGGCGGTATGGCGCGCGCCTTGGCTTCGGTGCGCAGACGCTGCGCTAGGGCGCTGGACCCAGTGCGATAGGTGTCGACGGCGACACCGGGATGTTTTTTCTCAAAGATGCTCGAGATAGTTTTATTCTGGTCGGTGGCGAGGGTGGTGTACCAGACCAGCTTCCCTTCTTTCTTGGCGCCCTCGTAGAGGACCTTTTCGCGGTCGGCAGCTACGTAGGTGGCCAACTCGGCGGCGCTGCTCGGTTTGCCGGCTTGGCTCCAAGCGGAAGCGCCGCTTGACGCTACTATCAGCAATGCGGCGATAAACTGTTTCATCATCGGTCTCCCGGCTAGGTTCTCACGCTTGCGCCAAAACCCTCGCGGTAATCGGCAAATTCTTGCCCTTTAAACCTAATTCACGGGCCGGTGCGTTCGGGAAATCGCTGGCTACGTGAGCGTAGGTATCTTCGCTCACCAAGAGCTCGCCCGGGCCGGCGATGGCCTGCAATCGCGCGGCGACATTCACCGTGTCGCCGATCACCGTGTAGTCCGTGACTCCCGCGTTGCCGACGTTGCCGACGAAAGCTTCGCCGCTGGCGACACCGGCGCCTATTTGCAATTGATGTCTCGGGTCGAGCCCGTGCATGGCGCTCAATATTTTCAATGCGGTTTCCACCGCCCGTCGAGGATGATCTTTACCATGAAGCGGCGCCCCGAAAAATCCCATAGCCTGGTCGCCGACTAGCTTGTCGAGGGTGCCGTCGCGCTCGAAGATTGCGTGCGACGCGATCGCGTAAAAACGATTGAGCCGGGCGACGACTTGGTCCGGCGGCAGCTGCTCCGCCAGTGACGTGAAGCCGCGCACGTCGACAAACAGCACCGAGATGTTGCAGATCTCCCCGCCCGGAGGAGCGAGCTCGTATCAAAGGGTGCAAAGATGTGGATTCTTGCGCGACGGCCGGATCTGCAGCAGACGAAACGGCACCGAGAACAGCCCTAGAAACGGCACCAGGCACTCTTTGCAACGCTGCGGCGACGGCATGTAGCGGTAAACCGAGCGCGCCATCTGCGTTGTGCCGAGAAATTTTCTGAGCCAAATAAGAAACTTTCTCATCGGGGACCCCACGGGATCTTTTTAACTTTCGCAGCTCTCTTATACCCTACGAACGGCGCTGCTACCAAGGCGAGCTTCATTTGACATTCACGTGGCGCTGTCGCTAAGCTCGCTCCAATACATGACCGGCCAAGGAGGATTCCCATGGCTTATGACGTTTTGATCAAAGGTGGAAGATTATATGACGGCAGCGGCCTGCCGTCCTATCTCGGCGATGTGGCGGTGCAGGATGGCAAGATTGTCGAGACCGGGCGCATCAACGGCAGCGCCAAGCGGACGATCAACGCCGACGGCTTGGCGGTATCGCCGGGCTTTATCGACTTTCACACCCATTTGGATGCCCAGCTTTTGTGGGACCCGCTGGCAACTTCGTCCTGCTATCACGGTGTGACCACGGTGATTCCCGGCAACTGCGGGCTCTCCTTGGCGCCGGTTAAAGAAGCCGATCACGATATGATCCTGCGCAGCTTCGAGCGCGTCGAGGCGATCACCATTCCCGCTCTAGAGGCCGGCGTCAAATGGGGCTTCAATACCTTTGGCCAATATCTTGACGCCATGCGTGGCAACCTCGGCGTCAACGTCGCATCGCTGGTCGGCCACTGCGCGCTGCGCCAATACGTCATGGGGCAGGCGTCCATCGAGCGCGCCGCTACACCGGCGGAAATCCAGCAGATGAAAGATGTTCTGAAGGCCAGCGTGCGCGCCGGCGCCGCGGGCTTTTCCACCAACCAGAATCCTGTCCACATGTATGCCGACGGCACGCCGATTCAGAGCCGCTTTTCGACCGATGAAGAAATCGTCGAGCTAGCCGGCGCCCTGGGCGAGATCAATCAAGGCACGGTGCAGATTTCGCGTGGCTCGCTCGGCGTGTCGGTGCCGATCGATCCAAGCTTGAAGTTGTTTGAAGAGATTTCTTCGCGCTCGGGCCGGCCAGTCGTTTGGCAGAGCATCGCGCACCGTTGGGATAAGCCCAATGAATGGCGCGCGCTGTTGGACAAAGCCAAAGAAACCATCGATCGCGGCGTGCAGTCGTATCCGTTGTGCAATGCGCGTCTGTTCAACAACCGCCTGACGATGAAAAACGCCCAGGTGTTCGACGATTTGCCAACCTGGAAGGCGATATTGTTCTTGCCGCTGGAAGCGCGCATCGCGGCGATCAAAGATCCGGAGACGCGCAAGAAGATGCGCTATGAAGCGGTGGAAGAAAAGAAGTCGTCGCGCTTCTCGCGCCGTTGGGATTTGGTTTATCTAATCAATGCGGTGAAGCCTGAGAACAAGTGGCTGGAAAAGAAGAGCGTCGCCGAAATCGCCAAGATTCGTAACCAAGACATTATCGATGCGTTCTTGGATCTGTCGCTCGAAGAGGGCTTGGAGACTGAGTTCCAAACCTCGAGCACCAATGGCGACGAAAAGGCGGTGGCAGAAATAATCCGCAGCCCCTACGTGCTGGTCGGCCAATCCGATGCCGGAGCGCACTTGATCTACGACGCGGGCTTCGGCTACGCGACGCGTCTGTTGGGCTACTGGGTGCGCGAGAAGCAGATCATGACTACGGAGGAGGCGATTCGGAAATTGACCTTCATGGTCGCGTCGATCTTCGGCATTCGCGACCGCGGCCTGCTGCGTCCAGGTATGGCTGCGGACGTGTGCGTTTTCGACCCCGCGACGGTCCGCGAATGCGACGCCCACATGGTCCAAGACCTGCCGGGCAACGAGAAGCGCTATGTGCAAAAAGCGGTGGGCATCGAGATGACGCTCGTTAATGGCCAGGTGTTGGTGGAAAAAGAATACCACACGGGCGCATTGCCGGGTACGGTGCTAGGCGGTGGCAACGGCGCGGCGCTGCAGGCGGCGGCGTAAGAATCGGAGGCTAACCACAAAGTAGTACAAGGGGCACAAAACAAAAAATTCGGATTCGGCCTGCGGACTGTCGGCGAACCAGGGCAGCATGGCCGGCGCGATGGCCGCCGGCAACGCTTGCCGCAACGGTGTCAACGCCGCGCCGATGGCGCAGGCGGGCATCACCGCCAACGGCGATATCATCGAAGGCAAAAACGGGTTTTACGACACGCTGGTCGGTCCCGGCCATTACGACGCCGAGCGCATGGGCTGATATGTTGATAGACTGGCATTCGCGTGTCGCGTTGATTTGTTCCTGACTCTTCAGCTGCCGAAGTTTATCGGCGCGTTCTGCAAAAGCGATGCAGCCTCCATTGCTGCTGAACTGTTTTAGTGCCTGTTCGATTGCGGCTTCGACACAGCCCTCTGCAATCATTTCGGCGAATCGCATGACTACGTATTCGTCGGCCACTGATTGATGGAGCGCAACGCCGGATGGCTTCGTTGTCGTTGTTTTTGGTTCGTTCCACACCGCTCCATCCTAATGGTCATAGCCATCGCGCGCCCAAAAATGGACGTGAGTCCCGTCGGACCAAATGTAGACATCGCCGCGCATATAAGACATGGCTTCACTCCTTGCAGAATGATTAACGAAAAGATTTTCGACCCCTTTTCGGCGTTCCGGCAGGCGCGGCGGATGCCAGTTAGACCGATAGCGACAAAGAATTTTTAGCAAAGCTAGGCAAAAGTTCAGCGCATATACGCGCCGCCGTC contains:
- a CDS encoding helicase SNF2 — translated: MGYITDQIADEAASTVQRNGRAYFASGAVRRIDGDNQAVSATVQGSMRYEVEISFYDDFLEYSCSCPFFERDSEPCKHIWATALAAEKRGYLQDALRSGEDDWVEDDDEDENDFVIGGPRARGAIPALPKKPPEPLWKQSLLTVRNAMEAAQAGAPSDTRPAVEREILYIIDAERALEGRGLTIEIACKERRQNGEWGKVKSHRLYARETAGLRDANDQRALAMLFGARQETNYGYTPYRYESPISQFAVPRPLWSVVLPLLCSTGRCCLRGPRSQGALTTLQWDDGPAWELCIQIAFDPTTERYVLSGVLRREGAEMELSQPALLLAGGLVFYNEVVARFDDHDAFSWVSLLRQRQALEFTREESEPFIDELLRLPRQPRLDLPEEFKYEVVSQSMQPHLVVKRGERRPWGETRLIGELSFNYGGELVAAERPGISVYKKNERQLLTRDLLAETAAKQKLFQIGFRNSYWSKEQSDIAPAQLPRVVRLLTAEGWHVEAEGNLYRTAEAISIEVNSGVDWFDLDGAAKFGESQVKLPALLKAIKQGEQTIRLDDGTFGVVPEEWMRKYGLLAGMAGADGEKLRFTRTQAGLLDALLASEPEVRVDEVFARVRQEMRNFDGVRAAAPSGDFLGHLRGYQSEGLGWLQFLQRFGFGGCLADDMGLGKTIQVLAMLEGRRQLRRGENDNPPPPSLVVVPRSLVFHWESESAQFTPKLNLLDHTGISRLKPGEHFENYDVILTTYGTLRRDALQFKDQQFDYCILDEAQAIKNPGTLSAKAARLINADHRLAMSGTPVENHLGELWSLFEFLNPGMLGAASVLGNAGKNPDVSTRNILAKALRPFILRRTKKQVATELPDKTEQTIYCDLEGKERKYYDELRDFYRARLLKEGADDGSGQFKIQVLEALLRLRQAACHPGLIDKKRVAEGSSKVDTLIAQLDQVLEEDHKVLVFSQFVSLLTILRSRLDAAKISYTYLDGKTRDREARVAEFQNDPKIKLFLISLKAGGLGLNLQAAEYVYLLDPWWNPAVEAQAIDRAHRIGQTRQVFAYRLIARDTVEEKVLELQKSKRDLADAIITADNSVMRNLSRDDLELLLS
- a CDS encoding adenylate/guanylate cyclase domain-containing protein; the encoded protein is MCNISVLFVDVRGFTSLAEQLPPDQVVARLNRFYAIASHAIFERDGTLDKLVGDQAMGFFGAPLHGKDHPRRAVETALKILSAMHGLDPRHQLQIGAGVASGEAFVGNVGNAGVTDYTVIGDTVNVAARLQAIAGPGELLVSEDTYAHVASDFPNAPARELGLKGKNLPITARVLAQA
- a CDS encoding amidohydrolase family protein; its protein translation is MAYDVLIKGGRLYDGSGLPSYLGDVAVQDGKIVETGRINGSAKRTINADGLAVSPGFIDFHTHLDAQLLWDPLATSSCYHGVTTVIPGNCGLSLAPVKEADHDMILRSFERVEAITIPALEAGVKWGFNTFGQYLDAMRGNLGVNVASLVGHCALRQYVMGQASIERAATPAEIQQMKDVLKASVRAGAAGFSTNQNPVHMYADGTPIQSRFSTDEEIVELAGALGEINQGTVQISRGSLGVSVPIDPSLKLFEEISSRSGRPVVWQSIAHRWDKPNEWRALLDKAKETIDRGVQSYPLCNARLFNNRLTMKNAQVFDDLPTWKAILFLPLEARIAAIKDPETRKKMRYEAVEEKKSSRFSRRWDLVYLINAVKPENKWLEKKSVAEIAKIRNQDIIDAFLDLSLEEGLETEFQTSSTNGDEKAVAEIIRSPYVLVGQSDAGAHLIYDAGFGYATRLLGYWVREKQIMTTEEAIRKLTFMVASIFGIRDRGLLRPGMAADVCVFDPATVRECDAHMVQDLPGNEKRYVQKAVGIEMTLVNGQVLVEKEYHTGALPGTVLGGGNGAALQAAA
- a CDS encoding MmgE/PrpD family protein, encoding MAGAMAAGNACRNGVNAAPMAQAGITANGDIIEGKNGFYDTLVGPGHYDAERMG